One Triticum dicoccoides isolate Atlit2015 ecotype Zavitan chromosome 3B, WEW_v2.0, whole genome shotgun sequence genomic window, tagtggactacggaattttctcgattatggaggtggtaaaagagttcgtcataaaggttacgacgatgcaagcttaacacctatccggatagctctaagtagagataccggatacgtacaatggggcaacaatttagaatagctccaagtagaacagttatttggaatagctccaaatagagcgtggtagctgcatctaggagatgacatagagatttgtaaagcacacacggatctgaaaggttcagacccgttgactaaaacctctctcacaagcaacatgatcaaacttaaaactcattgagtattaatcacatagtgatgtgaactagactactgattctagtaaactcttgggtgttagtcacatggcgatgtgacctgtgagtgttaatcacatggcgatgtgaactagattattgactctagtgcaagtgggagactgttggaaatatgccctagaggcaataataaaagtattattattatatttccttgttcatgataattgtcttttattcatgctataactgtattatccggaaatcgtaatacacgtgtgaatacatagaccacaatatgtccctagtgagcctctagttgactagctcgttgtgatcaacagatagtcatggtttcctggctatggacattggatgtcgttgataacgggatcacatcattaggagaatgatgtgatggacaagacccaatcctaagactagcacaaaagatcgtgtagttcatttgctagagctttgccaatgtcaagtatctcttcctttgaccatgagatcgtgtaactccaggataccgtaggagtgctttgggtgtatcaaacgtcacaacgtaactgggtgactataaaggtgcactacaggtatctccgaaagtatctattgttttatgcggatcgagactgggatttgtcactccgtgtaaacggagaggtatctctgggcccactcggtaggacatcatcatatgcgcaatgtgaccaaggagttgatcacgggatgatgtgttacggaacgagtaaagtgacttgccggtaacgagattgaacaaggtattggataccgacgatcgaatctcgggcaagtaaaataccgcttgacaaagggaattgtatacgggatcgattgagtcctggacatcgtggttcatccgatgagatcatcgtggaacatgtgggagccatcatgggtatccagatcccgctgttggttattgaccggagaacgtctcggtcatgtctgcatgtctcccgaacccgtagggtctacacacttaaggttcgatgacgctagggttataaaggaagcttgtatgtggttaccgaatgttgttcggagtcccggatgagatcccggacatcacgaggagttccggaatggtccggaggtaaagatttatatataggaagtcctgtttcggccatcgggacaagtttcggggtcatcggtattgtaccgggaccaccggaagggtcccgggggcccaccgggtggggccacctgccccgggggggccacatgggctgtagggggtgcgccttggcctacatgggccaagggcaccagccccaagaggcccatgcgcctggggaaaccctaaaggaagagtcccagcaggggaaggcacctcctaggtgccttggggggggaggactcctcccctggccgccgcccccttggagattggatctcctaggggctggcgcaccccccccttgggatccctatatatagtggggtaagaGGGCCTccaaacataccttatgcctttggtgcagcccctccctctctcccaagttcttctcctctcctgtggtgcttggcgaagccctgcgggattgccacgctcctccatcaccaccacgccgttgtgctgctgctggatggagtcttcctcaacctctccctccctccttgctggatcaaggcgtgggagacgtcaccgggctgtacgtgtgttgaacgcggaggtgccatccgttcggcacttgatcatcggtgatctgaatcacgacgagtacgactccatcaaccccgttcacttgaacgcttccgcttagcgatctacaagggtatgtagatgcactctccttctactcgtagctggtttctccatagatagatcttggtgacacgtaggaaaattttgaatttctgctacgttccccaacaaatacctCGTGTGAGGGTTTACAATGGGGTGGATGAGATACTACCAAGATTTGTTCTACTAGAGATTAGATCGGAATGAGGGGCCCCTAGCCTCCCATTATATACAAGGTGGAGGCTAGGGTATTAAAATGGGAGATGCAATCTAGGTCGCTGCCGCCATCAACTTGGGGATCAAAGTGTTCAGGGAACACTTATCCCTTCCTCTAGGCTCCCTCCTGTTGTCAGGTTTCTAATGGGCCTAGCGCCCCCTGGTACGCATGCCGCCGGGTTCCTTATGGGTGAGCCACCCCCAGTGTATTATATGATCAACGGGTATGAACCTCGTATTTGGGTGTTGCCAATCTTCAATCCTCCACACCCAACGACCTTGCAACTTGGGTAGCTAAACGGAATGCAATGACAACCATAATTAGAGACCATATGTTGAGAGCTCCACAATGGATGAAGACCCTAGAAGACAAACACCGATCTAAACATGTGTTTCAAGCAGGTGACTGGGTCTTTCTAAAGCTCTATTCGTACATGGAACAATTGGTGGCTCGACGGACCATCACAAATTGGGGTTCAAGTATTTTGGGCCTTTTCAGGTCTTGGAACGGGTGAGAGGGGTTGCCTATCGTCTACAACTTCTTGAATCTACATTATCTCAGCATCCCAGGAAGAGTTAAACTATGCTCAAAAGCTGGTACACTCGACTAAACCCGCTCAGGTGCTGGAATCACTGCTGGTCAAATTCGGAGGGTGCACTCGCAAGTAGTACAAGATTGTGTGGAGGAGTCTTCCCGTATCCATGACAACATGTGAATGGTCTAGCATGCTCTCTGAAATCCCTACAACTTGAGGCCAAGCTGCATTTCATGGAGAGGGGAGTGCTATCGCTCCTATCTTCTATTGGGTCATTCGCTGGTCTAGTTGTATTCAAGCCGAGCGTCGTAGCTTATATAGTTATTAGATGTGTTTGTGCAGCACATTCAAGATCATTTGTATCCACTAAACTCTTATACTCCTCCTATAGAGCTTCTTCCTCAAGCTAACTCTCCCCCTTCCTCTGTATCACTCATGTACACTCTTGATTCCATGAGTTCAACGATCTACACCCTGGCAATTGTGGGGAATGCTATCAGGTGTGTGGCATTTGGTATATCTAGAGTGCTTGAGACCGTGCGAGGCGAGGGGAAAAGATGGAGAAAGCGAGTCAATGACATATATACACCTATGTAAGGACATGCGAGGGGATCGAAATGGAAATGACAAAATGAATCAGTAGCCTCAATCGCTTCCTAGGAGTTTTACCCCTAGGAAGCTTAGTGATTTAGAAGATATTGTTCGTCTATTTACATCAATTCAGACTTTTGATGAACTTACTAATTTTCCTCCCCGTGAAAAAAAAACTTTCGGCCTTTAAAACAGAACTGTTAACTTCTGAGAAGGCACGCCCTGAACTCGGGTACATATGAAATCGCTTTAAAAAAATGCATTTAACCATGTTTTAAAATGTAAAAGAAATCAAAATGAAATTTCACGTGaacatgttcaaaaaaaatatGTGTGCAACACAACGTTTTGCGGAAAAATGTCTTTTTATTTTGCCTCCGTAGAGAAGACAAATTCCACTGCTTCTAAATAAAGTTCAATgacacattttctgttttttttttgcacGGGCCAAATAAAAAGTAGTTTTTTTACGAAACTTTCTGCGCGCACATAGAACATGAAAATATATGCGTGcaacattttttcagaattttttggcaTTTAGAAATGTGTTTTCCAAAGTGAGGTCATATGTTCCCGGATTCATCCACGTATTTTCCTTTAACTTGTATCCTTCAAATGAAAACACTAATAACACTGATATGTCTCAAGTATATATGACAACCCGCACCACCGACTGTTTTCTGTGGAAGCCACTGCTGTCCACCGATCCAAGCCTTTTGGTCATGAAGGGGGCTGCTTCGGAAGCCACTGCTGCCCACCGATCCAGGCCTTGGTCATGAAGGGGGCTGCTTCGATTGGCGAGAGGTTGCGAGCCCACTTAACCCTACCATCAGTTTTCGCCCCTTGGCCGTAGCATTGGTACTGCCCGTAGAACGCCGTCCTGCATGCAAAGTTGCAAACCCAGGCCAAAGCGCGTCATATATTGGTCTTCCTTTGGCGGGAAAATGGCAGCGGAGTAAGACTAAGTTTACCTCTGGTTGGCGGTGTGGTTCCAGTCATCCCAGCCTCGAGGGCTCACCGCTGCGGACATGTAGGTGAGAGCGAACACGACGCGGGAGTAGGGCTCCCATGGACGCCCCAGGATGGAGGTGCTGACCCCGACGCCGGTCAGCTTGCACCTGACGAAGCTGTATCCGGTGTGGTTCAACTCGGACGCCCGCTTCTGCGCCGTGAACGCGCCGCCGTTGGGCGAGGTGGAGTGCAGGTGGCATTTCTGCACACGAACCATTGTTAGTTGATCTTGGCACTTGGCAGCAACCTCTCGTACGTACGGGGTAAGTACGTATGATCTATCATCTATGCGCACGGGTTTGCTGGTGAGAAGGgtgaacatgtacttacttcaaagAGAGCCCGGCCGTTCCCGCAGATGAAGTCGGTGCCACCTTCGATGTAGCACCCGCAGTAGTAATGGCGCCCGTTATCGTCGAGGAGCGTGTCTTGGAACGACGAGAAGCTGCACCCGTAGAACGCCGCCCTGTCTCCCATGACTCTCGCCGCGATGGCCGGAGCGCTGGTCCCCAACGTGTTCTAAAACCCCGAGAAAATTAGCAAGAAACTGTCAGCACCCGCGTCTCGCTCTTTCTTTGCAATCACGAACTATGGATGGCAGACTTACCCGGAACGTtaagcggctggcgacgaagtcggagGCCAGAACGGACACGGTAGGGGAAGTGTCGCTGGATACCCAGCGCTCGTTCCAGGTGATCACGGTCGTGTTGGCGCTcgtgccgaaaagtgttatgttggGCTTGTCCACGGGGACGACGATCTTCTCCCTGCAACGACAGATTCCAGGCGATCAGGCATGCACCACACCACGTATCAGAATTCAGAATTCAGAAGGTAATGGTCATTTGCGGTACTTGCCTGTAGACTCCGGGCTTGATCAGGATGACAGTGCGGGCGGAGCTgttcgcgggggcggcggcgatcgCCTCGTGGATCTTCCTGTAATCGCCTTTGCCGGATTGGTCGACCGTGAGGAGATTACCCGGACCCGGCATCGCCATGCCACTGGCACGGGCACAGGCCGTGTCGTCGGGGAAAGAGTAGGAAGAGGTGGCAGAGCAAAAGCAGAGCAGAGCCAGCAGTATGGCGACCCTGGCCGCCGAGTTGACGCGATTTAACATCCCCCGATGATTCAACATCAAGGCACGCTGATCGCGTTCGTTGCAGGCGGATGGCTTTATAGTATATGTGGAGTGGAGGGTGCGTCAGCGGATCGGTGCAAGCTCACTCTCATGTGATCCTTTTTGTGGTCTTTCAGTAACTTTGGAACAAAGAAAACCCCTCCATCACGAGAAATCGGCTCGTGAATGTCTCACAAGTAGAGATGCACATAAACAGTTGTCCTAAATGTGGTTGGTGACTTTAGCCTTATCTTCAGAAAAGAAATCACGTAAGATAATTGCTCATTGCTGACCTGGAAGAGAAGAAAAGGGTGTTTGCTTTCTCCTATACATGAACTAGTTTTGCTTAGATGGCACATTGTTTTCCATAACCATCGACACATGTGAAGGACAGCTCCAAGAGCTGAAGAAATCCTTTCAAGGAAAGCTAACAAACTATCTGACCAGTTTCAGACTGCCCCTAGGGTGTGTATCGTTCATGCACTCCATCTAATCATGGTGTATGGGAAATAAATTTGACGATGAATTGAACTTTGGATATCTCATGGTTGATGATCTTAGTAATCTTGTTATATGCTGCACTGCACTGTTAGATTGAACGGGAGATGGTCAGCGAGATTCACCTTTTATTTGCCAGGTCCCAAATTTAGTTTTCTTCTTCATTCATTTTTTGATGGTCAAACCAATAGAGATCGAACGCAACGGCTCACACAGAGAACAAAAAATCTCACTAGGCTGCTTACAAGTTACAAGCTCATGCATGACTGCTCGTCGACGACCGGCTGTCACCGTGCTTCCCCTGACAAAATGGCTGCTGAGAGGCCACATAATTTACTCTTAATTATTGTTCGTTACCATCAGCGAAGACCCAAAACACATAGTATTAAGAAATCCATCAAGGGAGGGAAAGATGACAAGCTTTCTGACGAAGGATTTCCGGTTTGAGACTGCACTACCGTGCCACCTTCATGCACTGCGCGCACTTGTACAATCTTTAATTTGTTGTTTATCACAAGCAGGAAAGGCTGGCAGCTGGCAGTGGACGTCTGGACAGCAAAGCTGCAAACTTATTAGTATAGTCAAGCAAACCGTATTTACTTTTCTTCAAAATTGAGATAATCCCACTGCCTCAGCAAGGATTGGTGCACGCATCCATATTTGTCTTCAAACTATATTGGCTACCAACAGCCGAAAATGAATGCGGGTGGTGGTCTAGCAATAAGGCAACTTAATTTGAGAGGAACCGTTTGGCCAGAGCTTAAGATACTTGTAAGGGTTCATGTGACATGACTACTTAAATTTGTTTCTGGTTTCCATAGTTGATTTGTTTATGAGGTTTCATTTTTTACTTTATTGTATTATTTACATTTTTATTTCATTTGTGATGGTGGAAGTAGTTATGTTGTGATTATGCAGGgctcctcatccacctcctcctcctcctccaaaaaaGAAAGTTCGGGtttgtgcctctcgccggcgccggcgcaggtccgcctcgtctccggtggccctagggccatggaggcgcggtggatcctagCAAGGGCTGGCGGGAGGGCTCTGTTTTTAGTcgtttttttcaatcttgttagggtttgtgtcctactcagaaaGGCGAGACGGCagtggctccctgaagatggaataaaggtctccccgcttaGCCCCCATTCCGgcagtgcgtctagcatcgttggtgggcgtgtggaggtgtgtctccggcagatctatctttggtggatttgctcggatctcgtcgttgttcgtctacgttcgtgtgtctttggTTTGGATCtttccgatctacgttatttttcatcggcggcggttgctgttctggggtgctggtcctatggggccttagcacgacgacttcccgactgtctactacaacaagttgtgcccggctccggtgatagaggggcgatgacggcggcgcgccttcagcttgcttcggtgcttgtagtcgtcgctagatggtctacgaatctggatgtaatttttatttgtggtatttgttgtactgtcatgattgaagatgaatagattggaagttttttcgcaaaataataataattatgtTGTGATTGCTTTGTTCTCtagccaaaagaaaaaaaatagcacGAATTGCTTTGTTTATAGGAATCTAGCAAATATCACCCTCAGTACCACATATAACCCCTTACAAGACACGAAACGTTTCCTCGTTGCTCTTCCCATGAGCGACACCCACGCTAGACTCCCTCTCCCCCCCCTCCTCATCCGGTGTTGCGCCCGATTTGCCTCGTATCATGTGTCCTTAGGGCCATGCAGACGCGGTGGATCCCAACTCTTGTTGGTGTGAGAGCTCCTGCTTTGTTATTAGGTGTTttttagttcctttagagttttttTCCTGCTTAGCCTCCGTCCCGGCAATGCGTCAAGCGTGGCCGGAGGGCGTGAGGAGGTGTATCTGCGACGAGGGGGtttgccccggcctctgcatcagaaagatgcatacggccaaaTTATTAATAAGCAAAAAGTCCAACAAAAGTCTCGTAGTCTCAAACAAAGGAACAAATGCTCAACATAGAGCACGAAAGCAAAAACAGGACAGCCACAATCGGCAGGCAAAAAAAAGATAGGAaactaaacacctatcctattacatgaccgccatccaaaccggttgaagatagcccGAGTTACCGTCTtccatcggatagatccagtaaccaaatgctctctggcctccgtcggagtgagcagcgaccacatacggatgagtGTAGTGGCCCTGAAGACAACCTGcaagaaatgaatatttgttgttctgttaaaaaccaaatcgtttCTGCAGTTTCAAATTGCCCATAGTAAAGCACATACTCATACACGGATATGTCTCGTTGTTACTACGTAACGTGTTGATGGAATTCGGAGGGTGTGAGGAGGTGTATCCCCGACGAATCTCGCGGGATACAGTCGATGTTTTTCTTCGGTAGATCTGCTTGAATCAGGCTTTTGTTCGTCTGAGTTCTGTGTTTATAGGTTGGGTCCTTTCGATCTATGCTTTTCTTCATCGACGACGGTTGTTGTTCCGGTTTGCTGGTTCCTTGGGGCCCGAGCACGACGATTTCctaactgtctactacaacaaagtTGTCCTGTTCTGGTGAGGAAGGAGTTATGGCGGCGGCATGCCTTTGACTCGCCCAGTGCATGTAATTATCGCTAGATGGTTTAGAGACAAGGATGTAAGTTTTATTGCTTCTCAGGGCAACTCCAACACTGACCCGCAAACCAGACATTGTATCCGTTCGCGGACCGGGGGACCAGTCCGTGGACATTGATGCAGGAGCCGGCCACCCAACCGTTGCCGAAAATGTCCGCCGCTATTAACATCTTCTGCGAAATATGTATGACTCATTATGGTACTAATCCATGGATTAGTAGCCTCCACCAAGCACGAAGAAAGGCTTTCGCTAAAACATGTGTAATTATTTAGTAGCTTCCGCCAAAGGTCAAATACTTGCATGCATGGATTAAAGTTTGCTTCCGCGAAACACTTGGATGATTAAGTTTGCTTCCACCAAATACTttcatcactaaaatagtgataacactcttatactccctccgtccggaaatacttgtcggagaaatggataaaaatgagtgtatttagaactaaaatacgtctaggtaCACTCATTTTTccgacaagtatttttggatggagggagtattaatttaCAGAGCGAGTAACTAGTAGCTTCCGCCATCCAGTGCTAATTAGTGTGCATGCTAATTActtctctgtttctaaatataagtcttttaagagaTTTTAATGCGGACTATGTACGGAGCAAAATAAGTAAATCCacgctctaaaatatgtttatatacatccgtatgtagtttttattgaaatctctacaaaaacttatatttaggaacggagggaatagaaACTTCCACCTAATATATGTTTTGATTAAGCGGTCCGGCCAAATTAGTGAACCTTCCGCCAAATGCATGCTTTGCTAGGGCAAACCTTTCGCCAATTAGTAGCTTCCGCAACGGTCAAATACTTGCATGGATTAAAGTTTGCTTCTGCAAAAACTTGACCGATTAAGTTTGCTTCCGCCAAATACTTCCATGACTAAGGAAAAAAATGAAACAATgcatgctaattagtagtagcttcGGCCGTTCAGTGCTAATTAGTGTGCATGCTAATTAGAAGCTTCCATCCATATGCTCCGATTAAGTGGGCTGGCCAAATTAGTGAACCTTCCGCCAAATGCATGCTTTGCTAGGCAAACCTTTCGCTAAATGCAATGCTAATTAGTACAccttccgttccaaaatagatgaagtAGCTTTCACCAAACGCCAATGCTAATTGCCAGCCTTCCATCATCCGAAGGGAGAGAGAAGGGCGTGTGGTGGCATTTGATTAGACACGAGGATATCCGGACTCTTGGAAAGCTTCCCTTTCCCTTGTTTGATTTCAGTTTGCCGAAAAACAGACGTCTAGACCGCTCTGCAGGCCGATGGGTACTGTGTTGGATGGCAAACTGTGCCCGAACAGCATGTTGCGGACGGATGCGGGTGATTTGAGGGTCCGCTTTGGAGGTGCCCTTACCTTCTTTGTGCTGCAATGATGTTATGAATAGTTTTTTTTCAAAAGAAGCTTTTTTACAAGATGCATTTCATTGCATCTATCTATTCTACTTATTAGGCCAACTCCAACGGACGACCCTGTTTCGTCCGTCTCAATCCGTTTGGGTCAAAACGATAAATGGGACGGCCCAATGAGCGAGGGCAAGACCAAATCTTGTCCACATTGTGTCCATCTCAACCCAAATCTAGAGAAAATCTGTGGTGGATTTGTGCCAAACCGAACAATGAAAGGACGCGCACGCGGCTTCTCGTCGTCCGCCCCGGTCCCGCATGCCGCCGCCCAACCACTTCCCACCGCGCACATTTAAGCTGCACGCATGAGGTGGGCCCGCCTATCGGCCACCAAGGCCCCCCACAACACCCTTTTTAATGCTGAAGTCGTAGACCGGTCGTCCACATCCTCTTCCCCACGAGCTGAGCGTCCCCCGCCCCCCAACTTTATGTAGGTTTTCTTCTACCACAGCATTGAAAATCTTttgagaactaataaattctttaatgttGTTCTCAGGTTCAGTAGGTACcctattaattattattattattattatcatcatcatcatcatcatcatcatcatcatcacatgaattaccataattattagaggaatttctaggacacagtctagcattaaaattccctctataagcattattgttgaaattatttctagcGACAAAATTCACATCAATAACATCATTATTTTGCTCAACCAAAGTAGATagtggcacatcattaggatcaactTCAGCATTTTTGCTAGTAAGAATATTCATAAGAGCATCTGTTTTATCATTGAAAGTAGTAGTTTCTTCGACA contains:
- the LOC119281342 gene encoding putative pectinesterase 11, which produces MLNHRGMLNRVNSAARVAILLALLCFCSATSSYSFPDDTACARASGMAMPGPGNLLTVDQSGKGDYRKIHEAIAAAPANSSARTVILIKPGVYREKIVVPVDKPNITLFGTSANTTVITWNERWVSSDTSPTVSVLASDFVASRLTFRNTLGTSAPAIAARVMGDRAAFYGCSFSSFQDTLLDDNGRHYYCGCYIEGGTDFICGNGRALFEKCHLHSTSPNGGAFTAQKRASELNHTGYSFVRCKLTGVGVSTSILGRPWEPYSRVVFALTYMSAAVSPRGWDDWNHTANQRTAFYGQYQCYGQGAKTDGRVKWARNLSPIEAAPFMTKAWIGGQQWLPKQPPS